The sequence below is a genomic window from Thioclava nitratireducens.
TTCTCGTCGAGCGCGCCCCAAGTCATCATCGGAACGGCCTTGCCATCCTCGACCATCGAGAGCGAGCCGCCGAGATAGCCGGTCGTCGTCTGGTAGTCGATCGTCGCCTCGCCGCGTTCGAACATCAGGCGACCGTCGCCGCGCCCCTTGATGCCGAAGACCGGCTCCACGTTCATGCCCAGCATCCGCCATGCGAGAAGCGGCACGAGGTCGAGACGGGTCGCACCCTGCGAACCGTAGATGAAGTTGAGATCCTTGAGGTTATTCGCAGACCCGTCGAATTTCTTGCCGGCCTCGGGATTGAGATAAGCCACGCCGCCCGTGCCCGATGCCATGACCGGGATCCAGTCGGAATACTCGTAGCGCACCCGAGGATCCCCCAGCAGATAGGGGAACTGCGTCGAGCCGGAGGTACCGAACAGCAGCGTGCCGTCCTCGTAGCGCTGCTCCTGGAACCAGTTCGCGCCCTTGGTCGAGCCTGCGCCCGGCATGAACTTCACGATCACGGTAGGCTTGCCCGGCAGCTCCTGCGCCAGCAGCGGCGCAAAGAAGTTGGCCCATTTCGCAGAGCCCCCCGTCTCCGAGAACGGAATGACCCATTCGATGGTCTTGCCGCTGAAGTCGACATCCGCGAGGGCCGGTGCCGACATGAAGGCGAGCGCCGCCGCAGAATATACGAATTGCTTGATGGTCATTAGTGTCCTCCCTTAGACCTTTCGAACCGGGCGGGCTCGAAGCCGGCCGGTATGTAGTTATTCTCCTCAAGGGACGAATCCCTCCTCCTACACCGGCAACATGTCGTCCTAACCTTGCGCGAAACTTGCGCAACATGACAAAGAAGTAACCATGCGCATCGCCGTCATCGAAGATAACGAGGCTCTGTCCCGCGCCATCGCCTTCCGCCTGCGGGATCGCGGCCATGCCGTGGACCTTCTGCATGACGGGCTCGAGGCCGACCGTTTCCTCGCGCAGGAAGGCGCGGATCTGATCGTTCTGGATCTGAATTTACCGGGGATGGACGGGATCGAGGTGTTGCGGGCGCTGCGCAGGCGCGGCGACGGGGCGCCGGTGATCCTGCTGACCGCGCGCTCTGAAACGGCCGAGCGGGTTGCCGGGCTGGATGCAGGGGCGGATGACTACCTCACCAAACCCTTCGAGATGGATGAACTGGAAGCCCGGTTGCGGGCGATGGCACGACGCAAGAACCTCGAATTCATGGAGCGCGACACGTTCGGTCCGCTCGTCTTCGACCGCACCAGCCGTCAGTTGATGCATGACGAAACTCCGCTCGAAATTCCGCGCAAGGAGATCGCCACGCTGGAATGTCTCCTCGAACGGCGCGGACGGATCGTCTCCAAATCGGCATTGATCACGCATGTCTACGGCACCGGCTCGGATGCCGAGGAAAGCGCGATCGAACCGCATGTCTCGCGACTGCGCAAACGACTTGAGCCATACGGAATCAAGATCAAGACGGCTCGAGGCCTGGGCTACATGCTCGAGGTGGAAGCTTCATGATCTCGCAGCCCAAGGCCATGTCCTTGCGGATGAGGCTGTTCCTCGTCATCCTCCCGCCGCTCTTGCTGGTCTCGATCCTGTTAGGGTGGTGGCGCTTCTCTGTGGGACAACGAACCTCGGAAGAGCTCTTTGATCGTAGTCTCCTCGCCGCGGCACTGGCAATTTCGCGCGATGTCGCGATCTCTGAGGGCGATGCGCTTTCGCCGAGCACCCGGGATATCATTTCGGACGCAGGCGGCGGCGAAGTCTTTTACCACGTGACCGGACCGGGCGGGATATACGTGACCGGCTACGCCTATCCGCCGCGCCCCGAAACCGACGTGCCGCAGGAGAAGCCCTATTACTATATGGCGGAATATCGCGGCGAACTGGTGCGCGTCATGCGGATGCATGAACGTCGAACGATTGGCAACATGACCGGAGAAACCGTCGTCACGGTCTGGCAACGCGCGAGCGATCGCCGTGCCTTCGCTCGCCAGTTGGCCCAACGGGCGGCAGCCGTCATCGTCGTTCTGATGGTCGCGCTGAGTCTGCTGATCTGGTTCGGTGTCCAGATCGGTCTCCGGCCTCTCAACGATCTTCAGGCCGCGATCGAGAAACGCTCGCCCGATGATCTCGCCCGCATCAAACGCCCAGTGCCTAAAGAAGTCATGGGAATCGTTACGACTCTCAACAGGCTGCTGCTGCAGATGCGTCGAAGTATAGAAACCCATCAAGCCTTCATTTCCGATGCGGCCCATCAGCTTCGCAATCCTGCTTCCGCCCTCCTCGCACTGGCCGAGACTCTGCCGGGCGTGCGCGATCCAGCCGAACGCGAGGCGCGCCAGCAGGATCTAATCGAGGCGGCGCGCAACTCCGCCCGACTGGCGGACCAACTCCTCTCCCTCGAGCGGCTTCGCTACGAAGGCGGGGACACCATTGAGGCGTTCGACCTGAATACGGTCGTGGAAGAGGCCTGCCGCAGCTTTGGCTCCGCGGCGCTTTCGCGTGACATCGAATTCGAACTCGAAACGTCCCCCGTGCCCCTTCCCGTGAGCGGCGACCCTGTTCTGATCGGTGAGGCGGTGCGGAACTTGCTGGAGAACGCCCTTCACCACGGCGGCCCGACAATGACCCGTATCGCGGTGAGAACGGAACAATCCGGGGGGAAGCCATAATCACAGTGCAAGACGACGGAGTCGGCATCCCGCTCGATCAAGAAGAGACCGCATTTAGGCGCTTCTCCCAGCTTAGGAACGGGCAAGGCACCGGTCTTGGTCTCGCGATCGTCGAACAGATTTTGCACCGCCACAAAGGGGAGGTGAGACTAGCCCCCTGCGACCGCGGAACTCGTGTTCGACTGACGCTTCCGCTTGCCGCGTGTCTCCCGGGCGACTGTTGAAGCGACCTCCGCAGAGGGGCTGCGAGTGTTAGGATGAGTGTCCGTTTGACGTCCGAAGCGGATGCTAACTCGCTGGAAACGCAAGGACCGCTTTGGGCCGAAGTGGCCACCCAGCTCTGCGGTGCCCGTCAAGCACGCCGAGCTGCTGAAGCTACGTGGCCGTATTTTCGCGCCTGTGCAGTTGCTTCACCTTCCACAGATACCCTGCGCGTCCGAGAGAGAACGTTTGACGGCTGCCACTTTATCTTGGGAAGGCTGCACATCATTACCCTTGCTCGTCGGTAAAGAAGGGATCGTCGGCGTTCTTCAGGCTGCACACGTTGCCGTCCGGATCGATGAACGCGCCGGTCGTGCCCCAGTCGTGCATTTTGACTTCGACTGGCACGCCTTGAGCCTCCAGCAGGCTGGCTGCAGCCTTCACGTCTGAGACGTTGAAGCGCAACGCAACCGGGTTCTGAGAAATGTCTTTCCGCGTGACTTCGGCGCGTCCGCCGGTCTCGATCATCAAATATCCGTCGCCGAAGCGAAGGCAGGTCAGCCCTGGCTTTTCATACCAAAGCGGCAGACCGAGCTTGGTTTGATAAAACTCTACGCAGGCCTCGTAGCGTTCGGTGAAGAGGATGAGGCCATGACATTCGATCATGTCTGTCAACTTGTTCGCGGGCGCGGTTTCGCTGTCGATTTCGATGGGCATTTCTGATCTCCTGTCAGTGCAATTCGTTATATCGCCTCGCGTCCGGCGGCGCGGGTGGTAGGCCAACGTCGCGCCGGATATTCGAGCAAAGGGTAGTCGTAGCGATCGATTTGGATCTCTGCCGTGACCGCAGCAACGCCCATAACAGCGCGCAAACGACAGACGTCGCTCTATGGCGGCGGAGCAAGCAATGAAGTTCATCGCGCAGCTGCAAAGCTTGCGGGTGCGCCTCTGGCGTCATGATGCGCTCCCAACGTTCAGCCGGTCTCGACTGCTTCCCACCTGTCCCGGCATGTGGAAAGCCTGCGACTTTTGAGCCGAAGGATAAGCGTGAATCTGTCGCATTGGTTTTCTCCGTTGACTGTCGGACGAGCGGCGTTCTAAAAGTTCAAGCTAACTTGAGGTCAATGCTGAAATTTGAGAAACGACCGGACCATGGAAACGACGCTGACCATCAATCAAATTTCACGCCGCAGCGGCATCGCCTCCTCGGCGCTGCGCTATTACGAGGAGCGCGGGCTCATTTCGTCCGAGCGGGCTGGCTCCGGGCACAGACGCTTCCCACGCCACGTTCTGCGGCGCCTCGCCTTTATCACTTTCGCTCAGACCCTCGGCATGACGCTTGAAGAGATAAAAACCGAACTCGACAAGCTGCCGACAGACCATGTTCCGACCGGGGAAGACTGGGCGGCGCTGTCAGAGAAGTGGACGCACCGGGTCGACGAGCAGATTGCCCAACTTCAGCGCCTGCGAAAGACTCTGACCGCTTGCATCGGCTGCGGCTGCCTCTCCTTGAAATCCTGCGAGATGTTCAATCCCAAGGATGAGCTGCGTCAGCGTGGAACGGGCCCACGAAAGTGGATCGAGGATATCTGAGAGCGTGGCAAAGGCACGGCCGAAAATTAGTGCGATCATCTAAAAGATTTGGGTGAATTCGAAATAGACGTCAGTTTTCACAGCGGGCTCCCGTTTGACGCTGAACGATCTCACTGATCGTCGATATGCCGATCATCGGCATTAGGGTGTGCGTGAGATGTTGACGCTCGCGTTGCTCCTTGTGAGGCTTTGCGCCGGAAGTCAGGGCGTGTCGGGGGGCTAGGAATGGATAACGAGGTGCACGGAAAGTGCCAGTGTGGAGCCGTAAGGTTTCGTATATCGGGAGAGTTCGAGAGCTTCTTCCTGTGCCATTGCGGACGCTGCCGCAAAGATAGCGGCACGGCCCATTCCGCGAACCTGTTTTCATCGACTGCTGAGATCACCTGGATGTCCGGGGCGGAAAACATCAGGGTGTTTCGCGTTCCCGGGACACAGCATGTGAAGAGCTTCTGTGCAGACTGCGGGTCGGCGCTGCCGTTCTCTCAAGCGCATGATGGCTCGCTCGTCGTTCCAGCGGGCTCACTCGATAGCCCGCTCGAAATACGACCCACCGCGCATATTTGCGTTTCCAGTCGCGCGAACTGGGACAATGACCTGGCCTCGATCGAAAGGCACGACGGGCTTCCCGGTCGATCCGAGTAGGTTGGGGCCCGTCACGCACTGCATCCAGAGAAGGAAAAGCGCCTCTCACAGCGTCCTTATATTCGTGCCGTTCTTGCCCCCGCCTGAGCGACCGCAGCTGTGATTTCGGCCGCCTTACTCGGGGAAGAGATCGATTGTCGGCGAACCGAAGAAAACGCTGATCGCGAAGAGCATACTGGTTTCCAAGGCGAAGGTGGGCACCCGCGTCTGCCCGACCACGGAATGGAACATGTTCGACACGGGCGTGCTGCGCTGACACACGATGCAGCGGCGCCCGGTTTCCTTTCTGGCCGCCTTGTCGGCGCATTGCGATGCGTTGGAGGTTGCCGCGAGCCGCAGTGAGTTCGCGCTCGCGGTTCTCGATCTCCATCGCCAGATCCTGCATCTGTCCGGTAACCGTTTTCTCGAGTCGCTCTGCGATCCCCTGCAGACCGCGCTCTATTCGCTCTTGGCGAGCGAGACCGAGGACCAGAAGCGCTGACCGTCCAAAATGGCCGAGGTCGTCGCCCTTCATAGCGCAATCGTCAGGGCCGTCGAGAACCGCGAGCCGGAGGCCGCAAAGAAAGCGATGGAAGCCGTCCTGGAGCGCTCCAGCGATGAATGTCTACGCTCCCGCGGGATGGGCTGAGCCCAGCTCCGCCCCGAGAAAATTGGACCGTTTGAAACTGGAATTTTCCGCTACGCTTCCTTGGCTGTAAGAGAAGTGCAATCGCAAGAAGGCGAGCAAAGCACGGCGCGACAGGCAACAAGGCCCCGATCACGCTGACGAAATCGGGGTGGCGTCACCAGCCCGCCACCCTGATCAAAGCCGGCGACATCCTCCTCTACCGCTGCGCGCGTCGCGTGGGTACAGAGCCAGCTCGGCATGCAACAGCTCCAAAAGAACGTGCCGTCGCCGATCTCAGCGCTGACCAAGCTCTGTAACGTCATGGCATCAGGCGTGACCTCTTTCGCGTCCGAAGGTGCCCTTACCCAAGGGTGAGCCCCTTGCGCAGTGCGATCAGGTCAATGTCACGGGAGACGAAAACGGCGCCGGCCTCGAGCGCACGCTGATAGACCTCGTCGTCGGTGGTCAGGATGCCCGGCGGCAGGCCCGCGGCGCGGATGCGCGTGATCGCATCTAGCACCGCCGCAGTAGTCTCGGGGTGCGAAGGCTCGCCCGGGTGCCCAAGCGAGGCGGCCAGATCCGCAGGTCCGACGAAGATTCCGTCAACCCCGGGCACGGCCGCGATCTCTTCGAGATTGGAGAGGCCCTCGACGCTCTCGATCTGTACGACAAGACAGATCTCTTCACGTGCGACCTTGTGATAGCCCGGGACCGTCGCGAAGCGCGTGGCGCGGTTCATGCCGGAGACCCCACGCATGCCCCGCGGCGGATATTCGACCGCCGCCACCGCAGCGCGCGCCATCTCTGCGTCGTGCACCATCGGCACGAGGATCGTCTGCGCGCCGAGGTCGAGGATTTTCTTGATCTCCGCCGCGTCGAGAGAGCCGGGCCGCACGATCGGCGAGAGAGGATACGGGGCCACCGCCTGCAGCAGCGGCAAAACACTGCGCGCGTCGAGCGCCGAATGCTCGGTGTCGAACATCATCCAGTCGTAACCGCAGCCGGCGATCAGCTCGGTGGCGAGCGGATCGCTCATCGTGCACCAACAGCCCCGCTGGACCTCGAAGGCTTTCAGCGCGGCTTTGAACGAATTCCTTGGCAGATCGACCATCGTGACTTTCTCTCTGTTGACCTCGGCACGCGCGGGAGGGATGCCCGGGGCCGTCTTGAAAAGTTTGGTTCGGAGCTTATTCGAAACAGACGCGGGTCGCACTTCGCAAACAGCGATCCGCCGGATTTGGATGACGTGCCGTCTCAGTCGAAGGCAATAGCGACGTTCCCGAAGGTGCCGAAATCGGCCTCGATCCGGGTCCCGGGCGGGCACTCGATCGGCGCGATGAACGAGCCCGACAGGATCACCTGCCCCGCCTCGATCCGCTGGCCGTATTGGCCCATTCGCCGCGCGAGCCAGACCAGACCCTGCACCGGATCGTCCAGCACCGCCGCGCCTAGCCCGGTCGTTTCGACCTCGCCATCCTTGCGCAGGATCGCACCGGTCCAGCGCAGATCGACCTTGGCCGGATCGTGGCGCGCCTCGCCTAGCACGATCCCCGCATTCGCCGCGTTGTCCGACACGGTATCGACAATCACACGCGCCTGCCCGGTCGCGGGATCGGCGCGCAGAATGCGGGTGTCGAGGATCTCCAGCGACGGGGCCACGTAATCGGTCGCCGCCAGCACCGCAGCGCGATCCGCCGTGGCATCGAGCGGCGCTTTCATCACGAAGGCGATCTCGGCCTCGATCCGCGGCTGGATGAAACGGCCCGCGGGCACGTTTGCGCCATTGGCGAACAGCATATCGTCATATAGCACGCCCGAATCCGGCGTCTCGATCTTCAGCGCGGCTTGCATCACCTTTGAGGTCAAACCGATCTTCCAGCCAAGGATCGACCGCCCCGCCGCAAGCTTGCGCGCCATCTGCGCCGACTGGATCGCATAGGCGTCGTCAAGCGTCATCTCCGGATGGCGCAGGCTCAGCAGCCCGATCTGTCTGCGCGCCTCTTCGGCGGCCAGCAACTCGTCGGCGGCCTGCGCGATCTGATCGGGGCTCAGCATGTTGGCTCATCCGCGACGGAGTTGCGCAACAAGCCGATGCCTTCGGCCTCGACCTCGATCACGTCGCCCGGTTGCAGCCAGATCGGCGGATCGAACCGCGCTCCCGCCCCGGTCGGCGTGCCACACACGATCACGTCGCCTGGCGCCAGCGTCGTGAAGGTGGACACGTAATTCACGATATAGCGGAAATCGAAGATCATCCGGCCTGTGCGGTCTTTTTGCCTGATCTCGCCATTGACGCGGGTGGTTAGCTCGATGTCGTCCAGTTGCGCGGCCTCGCGGAACGGCACCAGCCACGGGCCCATCGCGCCGGAGCGGTCCCAGTTCTTGCCCTGGGTCACGTTGAATTTCGCATGGCGCACCCAGTCGCGGATCGTGCCCTCGTTGCACAGGGTCAGCGCGGCGATGTGATCGTAGGCGTCTTCCTTCGCGATCCGGCGACCCGCCTTGCCGATCACGATCGCCACCTCGCCCTCGTAATCGAGTTGCGAGCTTTCCGGCGGACGGATCAGCGGCTGGCCATGCCCGGTGAAGCTGCGCGGGAAGCGGATGAACATCGAGGGATAAGGCGGCGCGGCCTGCCCGTCCTTGTATTCCGCGTTGCGGTCGGGAAAGTTCACCCCGATGCAGATCAGCTTTTCAGGCGCGGCCATCGGGATCAGGAACTCGACCTCGTCGGCGCGGTAATCAGGCGCGCGGCCCTCCGCCGCCGCGATCACCTCTTCCAGCGCGCCGGCCTCGACGACCTGCTGCAGGGTCGCGAACCGCGCGCCGAACTCCGGCGTCAGATCGACGATGCCGCCATCCTGCACCACGCCGTAGCGATCCGTGCCAACGGTGCGAAACGCCGCGATGCGCGGCAGTGTCAGCGTCATGACATTCCCTCCTGTGAAAGTCCCAGGCCATCGAGAATGGCGCTGTAGGCGATGTCGATATCGGCTTCGCGCATCGCGAAGGACCCGGCCTGGAAGCGGATCGCAAGCTGGCTGCCGACCCGCGTTTGGGTAAGGTAGATGCGCCCGTCATCGTTGATCGCGCTCAGATGCGAGATCGTATCGTCGTCCGATGCGCCCGCGCGGCGAAACGAGAACAGCGACAGCACCGGGGCGGTCACGATCTCAACGCCCGGGGTTGCAGCCAGCCGGTCATGCAGCATCCCCGCCCAGCGAACGTGATCGCGGATCATCGCGCGCAGCCCCTCAAGCCCGTGAAAGCGCAGCAGGAACCACAGCTTGAGCGCGCGGAAACGGCGCCCCAGGGGGACGGACCATTCGGAATAGTTGACGACCCCATCGCGACCATGGGTCTTGAGATACTCGGGCTGGATCGCCAGCGTGCGCACCAGCATCTCGGGGTCGCGAATGAAATGGGCCGAGCAGTCGAAAGACGCGCCCAACCATTTATGCGGATTGAAGACGACGGAATCCGCACCCTCGATCCCGGCCCAAAGCGTGCGGAACTCGGGACAGATCATTGCGGAACCCGCCCAGGCCGCATCGACATGGATCAACAGATCATGGGCATGCGCGACCGCAACCAGCTCGCCAATATCGTCGCAGGCCCCGGTGCTGGTCGCCCCGACGCAGCCGATTACCCCGGCGGGCTGATACCCGGCCGCCAGATCAGCGCGGATCGCCGCCTCCAGCGCTTCGGGCGGGAGCGCGCCACTACGCAGATCGGCGGGCAGTTTCACAAGGTTGTCCTGCCCGATCCCCGCGATCCAGATCGCCCGATCGATGGAGGAATGCACCTGATCCGAGCAATAGATCCGCAGGCGTAGCGCTTGACTGAGCCCCGCGCGATTTCCCTGCCAGCCCAACGTACGCTCGCGCATCATCAAGACCGCCGCCAGCGTCGCGGACGAGGCGCTGTCCTGAATGACGCCCGAGAACGCCTCGGGCAGCCCCAGCGCGTCGCGCAGCCATTCCATCATCCGGGTTTCCAGCTCGGTCGCGGCCGGAGAGGTCTGCCACAGCATGCATTGCGCGGCCATAGCGGTGACCAGATATTCCGCCATCACCGAGACAGGGGCGGCATTGCTGGGAAAGTAAGCGAAGAAGCGCGGATGCTGCCAATGGGTCATGCCCGGCTCGATCAGGCTCTCGAACTCGTCAAAGATCCGCTCCATTTCGCAGCCGTTCTCGGGCGGCCTGGGCGGGATCGCGCGGTAGATCTCGCCGGGCGTCGTGCGCGCGCGCACCGGGCGGGCATCGAGTGTTTCGCGATATTTAACGCCCCATTCCGCCGCGCGCCGCGACCATGTCTCGAAATCCTGAGCATCCATCCTGTCTCTCCTGCAAGGGTCTCGTGTACGGGGCCCGCTCACGGCGCGATGATCGGAGTGGCCTTCATGTCGCTGGCGACCGGCTCGACATCCTGAAACCGCGAGCCATGCTCGAACCACGAGCGCGGAGCGGGCGCCCCCCACAGCGTCTGACGCTGCGGGTCCTTCAGATCCCAGCGGATCGCCTCGAGATCGGGATCGACGGTCTGATAATCCGAGCAGTAGATCTCGATCCGGTGACCATCGGGATCGAGGATATACAGGAAGAACGCGTTCGAAATGCCGTGGCGGCCCGGTCCGCGCTCGATATTGGCGACATAGCCGGTGGTCGACATCAGGTCGAGCAGATCGATGATGTTGAGCGGCGTCGGCACCCAGAACGCGGTGTGATGCAAACGCGGGCCAAGCCCATTCGTGAAGGCGATGTCATGCACCCCGCCCTTGCGATGGGTCCATGCCGCCCAAAGCCGCCCGCTCTCTTCGTCCTCGGTATATTCGGTGACGCGGAAACCGATGCGATTGTAAAACTCGACCGCCTTGTCGACATCGCTGGCAAAGCAGTTGAAATGGTCGATCCGGAGCGGTTTGACGCCGTGATAGAGCGCGTATTTCTGGTGGATCGGCTCCAGCCGGTCCATCCGGAAATAGAACTCGATCGGCATGCCGAAACAGTCATGGGTGCGCAGGGTGCGGCCTTGATAAGGGCGCTCGACCCATTCGACCGAATGACCCTCGGCCTCGAACCAGTCATGCGCCTTGTCCAGCTCGCCCTCGTCGAACAGCTTGAATGCGAGCGAGCGCACATTGGCCTCGGGAGTCTTGACCAGCACGACCGAGTGATGCCCGCGCTCTTCCATCGCACGCAGGAAGATATGACGATCGTCCTCGTCGGTCACCTGAAGCCCAAGCGTATCGACATAGAAGGCGCGGCTGGCGGCCAGATCGGTCACGCCGAAGACGACATGGCTGAGACGGATGATGTTGAACGGTGGATACAGGTTCGGGGCCGGAATGGGCATGTCTCGCTCCCTTGAGGAAAGATCGGGGCGGCCTCCTCCGACCGCCCTCTGTCGTTAGCCGAGGCGTGGCACGCGATGTGCCTGACGCGGGAAGGAAACGTTGACCGTCTCCATGTAGAAATCGAAGGACCAGTCGCCGCCATCGCGGCCGATACCGCTAGCCTTCACACCGCCGAACGGGCTGGGCAGATGGCGCACGTTCTCCGAGTTCACCCAAATCATGCCCGCTTCCAGCGCGTCGGTCATCCGCATGGCGCGATCCAGATCGGCAGTCCACAGATAGGCGGCCAACCCGTAATCGACGTCATTGGCCAAGGCGAGCGCCTCATCCTCGTCGGCGAAGGGGATCGCGGTCAGCACCGGGCCGAAGATTTCCTCCTGCGCGATGGTCATGTCGTTGCGGGCTTGCGTGAACAGCGTGGGCGCGACGTAGCAGCCCTGATCTCCAACTTTCTTGCCGCCGGTCGCGATCGTCGCGCCTTCCTTGCGCGCGGTCTCGAAATAGGACAGCACCTTGGCCTCATGCTCGGGATGGATCAGCGGGCCGACCACCGTTTCAGGGTCGAGCGGATGGCCGACCTTGATATTCGCCGCCACC
It includes:
- the hpaD gene encoding 3,4-dihydroxyphenylacetate 2,3-dioxygenase, with protein sequence MPIPAPNLYPPFNIIRLSHVVFGVTDLAASRAFYVDTLGLQVTDEDDRHIFLRAMEERGHHSVVLVKTPEANVRSLAFKLFDEGELDKAHDWFEAEGHSVEWVERPYQGRTLRTHDCFGMPIEFYFRMDRLEPIHQKYALYHGVKPLRIDHFNCFASDVDKAVEFYNRIGFRVTEYTEDEESGRLWAAWTHRKGGVHDIAFTNGLGPRLHHTAFWVPTPLNIIDLLDLMSTTGYVANIERGPGRHGISNAFFLYILDPDGHRIEIYCSDYQTVDPDLEAIRWDLKDPQRQTLWGAPAPRSWFEHGSRFQDVEPVASDMKATPIIAP
- a CDS encoding sensor histidine kinase, producing MISQPKAMSLRMRLFLVILPPLLLVSILLGWWRFSVGQRTSEELFDRSLLAAALAISRDVAISEGDALSPSTRDIISDAGGGEVFYHVTGPGGIYVTGYAYPPRPETDVPQEKPYYYMAEYRGELVRVMRMHERRTIGNMTGETVVTVWQRASDRRAFARQLAQRAAAVIVVLMVALSLLIWFGVQIGLRPLNDLQAAIEKRSPDDLARIKRPVPKEVMGIVTTLNRLLLQMRRSIETHQAFISDAAHQLRNPASALLALAETLPGVRDPAEREARQQDLIEAARNSARLADQLLSLERLRYEGGDTIEAFDLNTVVEEACRSFGSAALSRDIEFELETSPVPLPVSGDPVLIGEAVRNLLENALHHGGPTMTRIAVRTEQSGGKP
- a CDS encoding response regulator transcription factor, yielding MRIAVIEDNEALSRAIAFRLRDRGHAVDLLHDGLEADRFLAQEGADLIVLDLNLPGMDGIEVLRALRRRGDGAPVILLTARSETAERVAGLDAGADDYLTKPFEMDELEARLRAMARRKNLEFMERDTFGPLVFDRTSRQLMHDETPLEIPRKEIATLECLLERRGRIVSKSALITHVYGTGSDAEESAIEPHVSRLRKRLEPYGIKIKTARGLGYMLEVEAS
- a CDS encoding pyridoxal phosphate-dependent decarboxylase family protein produces the protein MDAQDFETWSRRAAEWGVKYRETLDARPVRARTTPGEIYRAIPPRPPENGCEMERIFDEFESLIEPGMTHWQHPRFFAYFPSNAAPVSVMAEYLVTAMAAQCMLWQTSPAATELETRMMEWLRDALGLPEAFSGVIQDSASSATLAAVLMMRERTLGWQGNRAGLSQALRLRIYCSDQVHSSIDRAIWIAGIGQDNLVKLPADLRSGALPPEALEAAIRADLAAGYQPAGVIGCVGATSTGACDDIGELVAVAHAHDLLIHVDAAWAGSAMICPEFRTLWAGIEGADSVVFNPHKWLGASFDCSAHFIRDPEMLVRTLAIQPEYLKTHGRDGVVNYSEWSVPLGRRFRALKLWFLLRFHGLEGLRAMIRDHVRWAGMLHDRLAATPGVEIVTAPVLSLFSFRRAGASDDDTISHLSAINDDGRIYLTQTRVGSQLAIRFQAGSFAMREADIDIAYSAILDGLGLSQEGMS
- a CDS encoding FCD domain-containing protein encodes the protein MQRRPVSFLAALSAHCDALEVAASRSEFALAVLDLHRQILHLSGNRFLESLCDPLQTALYSLLASETEDQKR
- a CDS encoding VOC family protein; this translates as MPIEIDSETAPANKLTDMIECHGLILFTERYEACVEFYQTKLGLPLWYEKPGLTCLRFGDGYLMIETGGRAEVTRKDISQNPVALRFNVSDVKAAASLLEAQGVPVEVKMHDWGTTGAFIDPDGNVCSLKNADDPFFTDEQG
- the hpaH gene encoding 2-oxo-hept-4-ene-1,7-dioate hydratase; this translates as MLSPDQIAQAADELLAAEEARRQIGLLSLRHPEMTLDDAYAIQSAQMARKLAAGRSILGWKIGLTSKVMQAALKIETPDSGVLYDDMLFANGANVPAGRFIQPRIEAEIAFVMKAPLDATADRAAVLAATDYVAPSLEILDTRILRADPATGQARVIVDTVSDNAANAGIVLGEARHDPAKVDLRWTGAILRKDGEVETTGLGAAVLDDPVQGLVWLARRMGQYGQRIEAGQVILSGSFIAPIECPPGTRIEADFGTFGNVAIAFD
- a CDS encoding fumarylacetoacetate hydrolase family protein; the encoded protein is MTLTLPRIAAFRTVGTDRYGVVQDGGIVDLTPEFGARFATLQQVVEAGALEEVIAAAEGRAPDYRADEVEFLIPMAAPEKLICIGVNFPDRNAEYKDGQAAPPYPSMFIRFPRSFTGHGQPLIRPPESSQLDYEGEVAIVIGKAGRRIAKEDAYDHIAALTLCNEGTIRDWVRHAKFNVTQGKNWDRSGAMGPWLVPFREAAQLDDIELTTRVNGEIRQKDRTGRMIFDFRYIVNYVSTFTTLAPGDVIVCGTPTGAGARFDPPIWLQPGDVIEVEAEGIGLLRNSVADEPTC
- the soxR gene encoding redox-sensitive transcriptional activator SoxR, whose translation is METTLTINQISRRSGIASSALRYYEERGLISSERAGSGHRRFPRHVLRRLAFITFAQTLGMTLEEIKTELDKLPTDHVPTGEDWAALSEKWTHRVDEQIAQLQRLRKTLTACIGCGCLSLKSCEMFNPKDELRQRGTGPRKWIEDI
- a CDS encoding tricarboxylate transporter, encoding MTIKQFVYSAAALAFMSAPALADVDFSGKTIEWVIPFSETGGSAKWANFFAPLLAQELPGKPTVIVKFMPGAGSTKGANWFQEQRYEDGTLLFGTSGSTQFPYLLGDPRVRYEYSDWIPVMASGTGGVAYLNPEAGKKFDGSANNLKDLNFIYGSQGATRLDLVPLLAWRMLGMNVEPVFGIKGRGDGRLMFERGEATIDYQTTTGYLGGSLSMVEDGKAVPMMTWGALDENNNIVRDPTFPDLPTFKEVCEATDGCETSGEAWDSWKAFFIAGFPVQKIAFLPQGTPDDVVEAYTEAFDAVRNRPDFKKIAAQQVGKYDVFVGKGAEQATKEGTTVSPEAKAYVTDWLQEAYGVSLN
- a CDS encoding HpcH/HpaI aldolase family protein, with product MVDLPRNSFKAALKAFEVQRGCWCTMSDPLATELIAGCGYDWMMFDTEHSALDARSVLPLLQAVAPYPLSPIVRPGSLDAAEIKKILDLGAQTILVPMVHDAEMARAAVAAVEYPPRGMRGVSGMNRATRFATVPGYHKVAREEICLVVQIESVEGLSNLEEIAAVPGVDGIFVGPADLAASLGHPGEPSHPETTAAVLDAITRIRAAGLPPGILTTDDEVYQRALEAGAVFVSRDIDLIALRKGLTLG
- a CDS encoding sensor histidine kinase, whose protein sequence is MQDDGVGIPLDQEETAFRRFSQLRNGQGTGLGLAIVEQILHRHKGEVRLAPCDRGTRVRLTLPLAACLPGDC
- a CDS encoding GFA family protein, which translates into the protein MDNEVHGKCQCGAVRFRISGEFESFFLCHCGRCRKDSGTAHSANLFSSTAEITWMSGAENIRVFRVPGTQHVKSFCADCGSALPFSQAHDGSLVVPAGSLDSPLEIRPTAHICVSSRANWDNDLASIERHDGLPGRSE